The sequence below is a genomic window from Mobula hypostoma chromosome X1, sMobHyp1.1, whole genome shotgun sequence.
gtggttcatgttggtaggtcaaatatgatggcagaatatactattaatggtaagacaattggcagtgtggagtatcaaagggatcttggggtccgagtccataggacactcaaagcagctgctcaggttgactccgtggttaagaaggcatacggtgcattggccttcatcaacagtcaatttaatttaggagccgagaggtaatgttacagatctataggaccctgggcatcccacttggagtactacaCTCAGTTCTGCTTGCCTTACtagagaaaggatgtggaagccatagaaagggtgcagaggagatttacaaggatgttgcctagattggggagcatgccttatgaaaataggttgagtgaactcggccttttctccttggagcgacggaggatgagaggtgacctgacagaggtgtataagttgatgagaggcattgatcgtgtggatagtcagaggcttttccccagggctgagatggttaccacaagaggacacaggtttaaggttctggagagtaggtacagaggagatgtcaggggtaaattttttacacagagagtggtgagtgcgtggaaagggctgccggcaacggtggtggaggcggatacgattgggtcttttaagagacttttggataggtacacggagcttagaaaaatagagggtgagcacagtaatttctaaagtaggaacatgttcggcacaactttgtgggctgaagggcctgtatggtgatGTATGTTCTCTGTGTTTCTATGTGAAGAACTGAAGACCGGACTAGAGACACACTTCCATCTCTGGCTTGTGCTCAGTACACGGTTTTTTTAATGTACTGAAGTAACGAGGTGACTAGATATTTCACCGCGCTGATCATTTGCTCCCTGAATTTCGACTGAGTCACCGAGTAAATAAATGTGTTCGTGCAGCAGCTGAAATCCCTCAGTAAAACCCCGATATAGTGAAATATCCATTCAGAATCATTGAAATCGAATCCTTTTCCTGAGACCTGATAATATATGAACTTTACAACCAGTGTTAACCACAGGAGGATGAAGTTGCCGGAGAGGGTGAAGAGTAAAACcacagacctcctcctgctctccatctccgggtcactgcgGATCTCCCCCTTGCTCTGACCCTTCAGCCCCTTGCGGGCCCGACTGGAGACTAAAATGTGTCTGACTGTCAGAGCGTTGAGCAGCAGGATCCCAGCGAAAGGCAGGAACGGTGATAAAACCGAGTCGAGCCAGTCATAGGCTACCCACCCGGGGTCAGTGAAAACATTGTCCATGAGATCACAGAACCACGGTACACTGTCGATGATCTCCTTGGGCTCCCATGTGAAATATCGGGGAATATTTTTCATGCAGAACAGTATGCCGGTTATTGTTAGAAACACAGTCGCGGTTTTCCCGGTGCAGTATTTTATTTTCAGCTTCTGGCAGCAAATGGCGACAAACCGATCAAAGGTGAAAGTAAcggtgaaccagacagaacagTCTGTGGCTGTGTATCTCACTGTATCAATAACACTGCACACTGGGGTGATGCTCAGAAAACTCCACGGGAAGTAATACAAATTGATTTGATTCAAAATTACCTGGGTGACAACGGTCAGTAGATCCGCCGCtgccatggccaccaggtagcgagtggtgCAGGTAGAGAGGCCGCACTTCCCCCGGGACAGGATCGCAATCGCTACTAAATTcactagagggagagagagagagagagagagagagagagagaggagagatgaagaCATGTACTGGGCATGGCTGAAATGACTGGACATACAATCCGAAAATTAACGCGGGCTCGTGTTTCAGCCGAAGATCAGGAGTGCTCGAGTGTGAACGGCTGCTAATCTAACATCAGACAGGAGCCACAGTGCCCCTGACCTGCCGGCTTCAGTGTGGAGATAACACGATGTGTGGGAAATCATCAGCGATAAAAACGAGCTGCACGAACAACAACGATCGGAGCTCTACCCGATTCCCGTCGCTGATGGGGCCGGTTTGACTGATTTAACCGTGACTGACCAGGCCTCTGGAAACTCAGCACCTGATGTGGCCGAGAAGGGATACAGaggggagaaacacacacaaagccctggaagaactcagcaggtcaggcagcatccatggaattgAACAAACTCACGTTCTGggcgagatccttcttcaggacgaaGGTACCCCAATTTGGGACGAGTCTCAAACAGACAGCAGGGATAACTTAGTTACCAGAGACCGGGTGGTTCCGTGAACGGATTAATTCTACAGCGCAGTTCGGCAGATCAGTGGACACTGGTTCAGTTGATGAAACCCAATTAATGACTAACAAGTAGTGGGATCCGACTGTGACAGACTACAGGGAACCGTGACACAGAACTAGGGGTTCAATCCGCTCAATAACTCAGAAACAGTGAACTTCCCAACGTAAACCCTTCTCAGTGAACTTTATAAAGTATACCCTTCCCAGGGTTTTAAATTCCCATTCATTGCCTCCTAGTCAGCCCTTCCCGGAAAGCTGCCTGTCTCCAGCACTGGTACAAATCTGAACAAAGTATCATTAAAGACAAGAACAACGTTCGATTTGATCCCGTCAGTTCGAGGAGAGACAGAGGATTCGTTTCGTTTGCCATTAATTCTGAAAAATCAGaatgtcaaataataacgatgtacaattttaaattgaattagagaatgactggcacaaatcgaagaa
It includes:
- the LOC134340431 gene encoding probable G-protein coupled receptor 139, producing MAALLDRYLSVHRILYVFIAVVGVPVNLVAIAILSRGKCGLSTCTTRYLVAMAAADLLTVVTQVILNQINLYYFPWSFLSITPVCSVIDTVRYTATDCSVWFTVTFTFDRFVAICCQKLKIKYCTGKTATVFLTITGILFCMKNIPRYFTWEPKEIIDSVPWFCDLMDNVFTDPGWVAYDWLDSVLSPFLPFAGILLLNALTVRHILVSSRARKGLKGQSKGEIRSDPEMESRRRSVVLLFTLSGNFILLWLTLVVKFIYYQVSGKGFDFNDSEWIFHYIGVLLRDFSCCTNTFIYSVTQSKFREQMISAVKYLVTSLLQYIKKTVY